One window from the genome of Leuconostoc suionicum encodes:
- a CDS encoding 2'-5' RNA ligase family protein, whose product MLRSILMFPKLSEVTTIQNIRCELDPLYPHIRPHITLVFPFESEAPDEVIIQNIQTILKPFSAFNVTFENFSSDEKSYLWLPVNEGCSVIKKMHDALYQSPLFSPFLRPEFPYTPHITVGQIHNQQAILSTLKVLNSKQLQLHAEIDTVSIEHILDNDDSDEFFQTTLSRAK is encoded by the coding sequence ATGTTACGTTCTATTTTAATGTTTCCTAAACTTTCAGAAGTAACAACAATTCAAAATATCAGGTGCGAACTTGATCCCTTATATCCACATATTCGCCCACACATCACTCTTGTGTTCCCATTTGAAAGCGAGGCTCCAGACGAAGTCATTATCCAAAATATTCAAACGATTTTAAAACCATTCTCGGCTTTCAACGTGACTTTTGAAAATTTTTCGTCTGATGAAAAAAGTTATCTTTGGCTACCTGTTAACGAGGGGTGTTCGGTCATTAAAAAGATGCATGATGCTTTATATCAGTCCCCTTTGTTCTCACCCTTTCTACGCCCTGAGTTTCCATATACGCCCCATATCACAGTGGGACAGATACATAACCAGCAAGCAATATTATCAACCTTAAAAGTGCTCAACTCAAAACAACTGCAACTCCATGCTGAAATCGACACCGTTTCAATCGAACATATCCTAGATAATGACGATTCAGACGAATTTTTCCAAACTACCCTATCTAGAGCAAAATAA
- a CDS encoding galactokinase, translating to MTETYEELIHVFKNQFHHEPTDKFFSPGRINLIGEHTDYNGGHVFPASITLGTYGVASQRADSLVKLYSTNFPDEGMISFDVNDEEKLPRASWGNFVKGVLQALRGYGNRFEHGFELVINGNIPNGSGLSSSSSLELLIGVVAQKLYNLKIPRLQLVASGQRAENDFVGVNTGIMDQFAIGFGEADQAIYLDTNTMIYEMVPIYLSDFVVVIMNTNKRRELADSKYNERVRETQEAVYQLQKYTSIQYLGELDAKTFNKYADKLESNILVKRARHAVYENERTKIAVEALKSNDLASFGKLMNESHQSLKDDYAVTGIELDTLVETAQTIDGVLGARMTGAGFGGCAIALVHQDNVDDLEAVVGAKYESIVGYNPSFYVANVGDGAHWVGKVGE from the coding sequence ATGACTGAAACGTATGAAGAATTAATTCATGTTTTTAAGAATCAATTTCACCATGAACCCACTGACAAGTTTTTCTCACCAGGTCGAATTAACTTAATTGGTGAGCATACTGATTATAATGGTGGTCACGTGTTTCCAGCCTCAATTACACTAGGAACATATGGCGTGGCATCTCAAAGAGCGGATAGTTTGGTAAAACTCTATTCGACTAATTTCCCGGATGAGGGGATGATTAGTTTTGACGTTAATGACGAAGAAAAGTTACCCAGAGCATCTTGGGGAAATTTTGTTAAGGGTGTATTGCAAGCTTTAAGAGGATATGGTAATCGCTTTGAGCATGGATTTGAATTAGTTATCAATGGTAACATACCGAACGGCTCAGGTTTGTCATCCTCATCGTCTTTGGAACTCTTAATTGGCGTAGTGGCGCAAAAACTATATAATCTAAAAATTCCGAGATTACAATTGGTGGCCAGTGGACAACGTGCCGAAAACGATTTTGTTGGTGTTAATACGGGAATAATGGATCAATTTGCTATTGGATTTGGTGAAGCAGACCAAGCTATCTATTTAGACACGAATACGATGATTTACGAAATGGTACCAATTTATTTAAGTGATTTTGTTGTTGTCATTATGAATACGAATAAACGAAGAGAGTTAGCTGACTCAAAATACAATGAGCGTGTTCGTGAAACCCAAGAAGCAGTCTATCAACTGCAAAAATATACATCTATCCAATATCTGGGTGAATTAGACGCTAAAACCTTTAATAAATATGCTGATAAATTAGAAAGCAACATACTTGTCAAACGTGCCCGCCATGCTGTTTATGAAAACGAACGAACTAAAATTGCTGTAGAGGCATTAAAATCAAACGATTTGGCTAGCTTTGGTAAGCTAATGAACGAATCGCATCAGTCTTTAAAAGATGACTATGCGGTAACTGGAATAGAGCTTGATACGCTTGTTGAAACAGCGCAAACCATTGATGGTGTGCTTGGTGCAAGAATGACCGGTGCAGGATTTGGTGGTTGTGCAATCGCACTAGTACATCAAGACAATGTTGATGATTTGGAAGCCGTTGTTGGGGCTAAATATGAATCTATTGTTGGCTACAATCCTTCATTTTATGTAGCAAATGTTGGTGATGGGGCACACTGGGTTGGTAAAGTAGGTGAATAA
- a CDS encoding YcjF family protein: MNVNNHKFKDKDMTSNEKEFNSFFAEFLQRLPRRPAKIIQNTYEKSRIKADNVLLKSRTSFDQVFDNFLAGVDREKAEKCHRIIHAASLSAAIVGCSPIPFSDAFLLVPIQLTMMSRLHKLFGQSWSEGLGKSLSKELVVVGLGRSAVGNIIKFIPAVGTVSGAVINASVAVSITEALGWVTVKMLNDGEDIFEQAMSFRGQFEILFKALRKAKK, translated from the coding sequence ATGAATGTTAACAATCATAAGTTTAAAGATAAAGATATGACATCGAACGAGAAAGAATTTAATTCATTCTTTGCTGAATTTTTGCAGAGACTTCCTCGCAGACCAGCCAAGATTATTCAAAACACATATGAAAAGTCTAGAATCAAGGCAGATAACGTTTTACTTAAAAGTAGAACAAGTTTTGATCAAGTATTTGATAATTTTTTGGCTGGAGTTGATCGTGAAAAAGCGGAAAAATGTCATCGAATCATTCACGCAGCTTCCTTAAGTGCTGCAATTGTAGGATGTTCGCCAATTCCGTTCTCAGATGCGTTTTTACTAGTACCAATTCAATTAACTATGATGTCACGATTGCATAAATTGTTTGGGCAATCGTGGTCAGAAGGTTTAGGCAAAAGTTTATCTAAGGAACTGGTAGTCGTAGGTCTTGGTCGTAGCGCAGTGGGGAATATTATTAAATTTATACCAGCTGTGGGAACTGTATCCGGTGCTGTAATCAATGCTTCGGTTGCTGTTTCAATAACTGAAGCATTAGGCTGGGTAACAGTGAAAATGTTAAATGATGGTGAGGACATATTTGAACAAGCCATGTCATTTCGAGGGCAGTTTGAAATCCTATTTAAAGCACTTAGAAAAGCGAAAAAATAA
- a CDS encoding NADPH-dependent FMN reductase, with product MTKYGVVVGSIREHSFSKGVADALVAGLPEDAEVSYLSISDLPLYSQDYDADSPAEYTKFRAEVAAQDAFIFVTPEHNRSISAALKNALDVASRPWGENVWAGKPALVASQSISGISGVLAHHVLRQSLVFLDMPTMQQPELYIGNVQNLSDEEGHIINTDTQEFLASAAKQFVTFAKKFNV from the coding sequence ATGACAAAATATGGTGTTGTTGTTGGTTCAATTCGTGAACATTCATTTTCAAAAGGTGTAGCAGATGCACTTGTTGCTGGTCTGCCTGAGGACGCTGAGGTGTCTTACTTAAGTATTAGCGATTTACCTCTCTATAGTCAAGACTATGACGCTGATTCTCCCGCGGAATATACAAAATTTCGTGCAGAAGTTGCGGCACAAGACGCATTCATTTTTGTGACACCAGAGCATAATCGAAGTATTTCTGCAGCCCTAAAAAATGCTTTAGATGTTGCTTCAAGACCATGGGGAGAAAATGTTTGGGCAGGGAAACCAGCTCTGGTCGCTTCTCAATCTATTTCTGGGATTTCCGGAGTATTAGCACACCATGTATTACGCCAGTCATTGGTATTCTTGGACATGCCTACGATGCAGCAGCCTGAACTTTACATCGGTAATGTTCAAAATCTATCTGATGAAGAAGGTCACATTATTAACACAGATACACAAGAATTTCTTGCTAGCGCTGCAAAGCAATTTGTTACATTCGCAAAAAAATTTAATGTTTGA
- a CDS encoding LacI family DNA-binding transcriptional regulator, with the protein MVTIKQIALETDVSSSTVSRVLNNDLTLSVSYETRKRIIDTAQKLNYTKKHKKNNFKKLVHIAVLTVFSEIREASDAYWRQIYLSIEQNAQDQNIIVDEVIRINQGINIADFAIYDAIIILGDMTPKAVKQLQKINERIVLVDAKTRYENIDSVNPELRMMTTRILNELYQTGRRHIGFIGGDNDLLELDGSSTLAVEDVRSEIYRNWAEEHQMIPHFYTGPWHAETGMQGAISLLRKEHNIDALLVASDPLAIGAINALKSERLEPGIDIDVVSFDNVELSSYLVPALTTVDLNPAALGKTALEQAYELANDARDWTVWATIPGNLKYRDTFKNKK; encoded by the coding sequence ATGGTAACAATTAAGCAGATCGCGTTGGAAACGGATGTGTCATCAAGTACGGTTTCTCGAGTTTTGAATAATGATCTGACTTTGTCAGTTTCTTATGAAACTCGTAAAAGGATTATTGATACCGCGCAAAAGTTGAATTACACAAAAAAACATAAAAAAAATAACTTCAAAAAATTGGTCCATATTGCGGTATTGACAGTTTTTTCTGAAATCCGAGAAGCTAGCGATGCTTATTGGCGACAAATATACTTGAGTATTGAGCAAAATGCGCAAGATCAAAATATTATTGTTGATGAAGTTATTCGAATTAATCAAGGTATTAATATCGCGGATTTTGCAATTTACGATGCCATTATTATTTTGGGTGATATGACTCCAAAAGCGGTGAAGCAATTGCAGAAAATTAATGAGCGAATTGTGTTGGTTGATGCTAAAACGCGCTATGAAAACATTGACTCTGTCAACCCCGAGTTGCGAATGATGACAACCCGGATATTGAATGAGCTTTATCAAACTGGGCGGCGGCATATTGGATTTATTGGTGGTGACAACGATCTGCTGGAATTAGATGGCTCCTCAACACTTGCTGTTGAAGATGTGCGTAGTGAAATCTATCGTAATTGGGCTGAAGAGCATCAAATGATCCCCCATTTTTACACCGGACCATGGCATGCCGAAACGGGCATGCAAGGGGCTATATCTTTATTAAGAAAAGAACACAATATAGACGCACTTTTAGTTGCTTCAGATCCGCTTGCAATTGGTGCCATTAATGCATTGAAATCCGAGAGGCTAGAGCCAGGAATTGATATAGATGTGGTGAGCTTTGATAATGTTGAGTTATCCTCTTACTTGGTTCCGGCACTAACGACGGTAGATTTAAATCCTGCGGCACTAGGGAAGACGGCTTTAGAACAAGCATACGAATTAGCAAATGATGCACGTGATTGGACAGTTTGGGCTACAATACCGGGAAATTTGAAATATCGAGATACTTTTAAAAATAAAAAGTAA
- the galT gene encoding UDP-glucose--hexose-1-phosphate uridylyltransferase — protein sequence MSENNLITEFTQRVIEQSDYTNEDAIYLGNQILGMVGEPDYEHVANNQDVSRLSTLTLLDQLVAVAENNGTLQNRKINADILGAQLMDYFVPRPSQVRQIFWQHYEHAPREATDYFFDLSKRSNYIKTREISQNLSYPVDTEYGQLQITINLSKPEKDPKAIAAALKNQTQQQEQYPASQLAKENEGYWGRLDYAARSNHRVIPITLGNETWYFQYSPYAYFNEHAIVLSENIRPMHVDQENLARLLEFVTKFPDYFIGSNADLPIVGGSILSHDHFQAGRYDLPMAKATLKESFQISDVNLSEAGVLNWPMTAIRLIDSDSDKLLVVAGKVMRTWENYDDPNLLIQSHSQTGERHHTVTPIVRFRNHKYEVDLVLRDNNTSSEFPDGIFHPHPDVQHIKKENIGLIEVMGLAILPPRLKKELAEVEAYLLGNTDSVDPKHKIWADTLKHEETFNADNVAEVVEQSVGQIFKRVLEDAGVFKNSEAGQAGLKKFIEQLTTN from the coding sequence ATGTCAGAAAATAATTTAATTACGGAATTTACTCAGCGTGTTATCGAACAATCGGATTATACAAATGAAGATGCGATCTACTTGGGGAACCAAATATTAGGCATGGTTGGCGAACCAGACTATGAGCATGTAGCAAATAATCAAGATGTTTCGAGATTATCTACGTTAACACTATTGGATCAGTTAGTCGCAGTTGCTGAAAATAATGGTACATTACAAAATAGAAAAATAAATGCTGATATACTAGGGGCACAACTAATGGATTATTTTGTGCCTCGTCCTTCACAAGTTCGACAAATTTTTTGGCAACATTACGAGCATGCCCCACGCGAGGCTACTGACTATTTCTTTGATTTATCGAAAAGAAGTAACTATATCAAGACGCGGGAAATTAGCCAAAATTTATCCTACCCAGTGGACACCGAGTATGGTCAATTACAAATTACAATCAATCTCTCAAAGCCTGAAAAAGATCCGAAGGCAATTGCAGCAGCACTGAAAAATCAAACACAACAACAGGAACAATATCCTGCCTCTCAGTTAGCAAAGGAGAATGAAGGCTACTGGGGTCGTTTGGATTATGCTGCTCGGTCGAATCATCGTGTCATTCCAATAACTTTAGGTAATGAAACTTGGTATTTTCAATATTCGCCTTATGCTTATTTTAATGAACATGCAATTGTGTTATCAGAAAATATTCGTCCAATGCACGTTGATCAGGAAAACTTAGCCAGACTGTTAGAATTTGTTACTAAATTCCCGGATTACTTTATTGGATCAAATGCAGATTTGCCAATTGTAGGTGGATCAATATTATCCCACGATCACTTTCAAGCAGGACGCTATGACTTACCAATGGCAAAAGCAACATTGAAGGAAAGTTTTCAGATTTCAGATGTGAACCTGTCGGAGGCGGGGGTATTAAACTGGCCAATGACCGCAATCCGTTTAATTGACTCAGACAGTGATAAGTTACTCGTGGTGGCTGGTAAAGTAATGAGAACCTGGGAAAATTATGACGATCCAAATTTGCTTATTCAATCTCATAGTCAAACAGGTGAAAGACATCATACGGTTACACCAATCGTCCGATTCCGCAACCACAAATATGAAGTAGACCTTGTGTTACGAGACAATAATACGTCGTCTGAGTTTCCAGATGGTATTTTTCATCCTCACCCAGATGTACAACATATAAAAAAAGAAAACATTGGACTAATAGAGGTGATGGGTTTGGCTATTTTACCACCGCGGTTAAAAAAAGAACTTGCAGAAGTCGAAGCATATCTCCTGGGAAATACGGACTCTGTGGACCCAAAACACAAAATATGGGCTGATACACTAAAACATGAAGAAACTTTTAATGCTGATAATGTAGCGGAAGTGGTGGAGCAAAGTGTTGGTCAAATTTTTAAAAGAGTCCTTGAAGACGCTGGCGTTTTCAAAAACTCCGAAGCAGGCCAAGCTGGTTTGAAAAAATTTATTGAACAGTTGACCACTAATTGA
- a CDS encoding alpha-galactosidase, translating to MANANISFDDKQNVFHLSNRQISYLIQIEEGGLLSHLYFGKKITKYHGSRHYPRLDRGFSPNLAGEPHQTDRSYSKDTLLQEYGGYNTGDFRQAAIKIQGANGAQASDFRFQSFEIVNGKPHIAHLPQAYVLSEDEAKTLIIYLVDSALNVQVSLYYTIYNDRPVVARSTKITNLSQQSINIEKIASLQLDLPASDLEIISLPGAHVRERQMERQTVRQGVAEFSSHRGTSSHHMNPFVALVTPNTTENEGEVVGIQLVYSGNHQFTVERDYVEQTRVLSGINEDGFDWQLNAADDFQTPEALLVYSDEGLNGMSQAYHHLLRERVARGKYQYAERPIVINNWEATYFDFNSEKIQEILDEASPLGIEMFVLDDGWFGKRDDDDSSLGDWFEYTAKLQSGGGLIGLSDKVHEKGMKFGLWFEPEMISKNSDLYRQHPDYILGMPNRDLTPSRDQYVLDFSRPEVVDNIFQQVVNILDNVKIDYIKWDMNRHLTEVYSAALSPERQGEVGHRYMLGVYDLADRLTKRYPDILFEGCSGGGGRFDAGMLYFFPQSWTSDNTDPVERLKIQYGTTLSYPVSSMTAHVSASPNHQTGRQTSLAMRGDVATAGVFGYELNLAKLSLEEKSEIRDQVTFYKQHRSLIQYGNFYRIKNPFKNNETAWEFVSEDKTEALLFNYRVLSTAQPVFSVTKMSHLKSDGIYVDQRTNERYSGDELMSIGLYNTPIKQADFTSAVRYFKWQAE from the coding sequence ATGGCTAATGCAAACATTTCTTTTGATGACAAGCAAAATGTTTTTCATCTTTCAAATCGACAAATATCTTACCTGATACAAATTGAAGAGGGCGGACTGCTAAGCCATCTCTATTTTGGTAAAAAAATTACAAAATATCATGGTTCACGACATTATCCACGTCTAGATAGAGGTTTCTCACCAAACTTAGCTGGAGAACCACATCAAACAGATCGTAGTTATTCGAAGGACACATTATTACAAGAGTACGGGGGTTATAATACGGGAGATTTTCGTCAAGCCGCGATTAAAATTCAAGGAGCCAATGGTGCACAAGCATCTGATTTTCGTTTTCAATCATTCGAAATTGTAAATGGCAAGCCACATATAGCTCATCTGCCTCAGGCCTACGTGTTATCAGAAGATGAAGCTAAAACATTAATAATTTATCTTGTGGATAGTGCGCTAAATGTCCAAGTATCGCTTTATTACACAATTTATAATGACCGGCCAGTAGTTGCAAGATCGACTAAAATAACGAATCTCTCTCAACAAAGTATTAACATTGAGAAAATTGCCTCACTGCAATTAGATTTACCAGCAAGTGATCTAGAAATCATCTCGTTACCCGGCGCCCATGTGCGTGAACGTCAAATGGAGCGACAAACTGTGCGCCAAGGAGTGGCTGAATTTTCTAGCCATCGAGGAACGAGCTCGCACCATATGAATCCTTTTGTAGCATTAGTAACACCGAACACAACCGAAAATGAGGGCGAAGTTGTTGGCATCCAATTGGTTTATTCGGGAAATCATCAATTCACTGTCGAAAGAGACTATGTGGAACAGACACGTGTTTTATCTGGCATTAACGAAGATGGATTTGATTGGCAGTTAAATGCTGCTGATGATTTTCAGACTCCAGAAGCGTTGTTGGTTTATTCTGATGAAGGCTTAAATGGTATGTCACAAGCTTATCATCACTTGCTACGAGAACGTGTAGCTCGTGGAAAGTATCAATATGCAGAGAGACCGATTGTTATTAATAATTGGGAAGCAACTTATTTTGATTTTAATTCAGAAAAAATTCAAGAGATATTAGATGAAGCATCCCCATTAGGCATTGAAATGTTTGTCTTAGATGATGGTTGGTTTGGAAAACGTGATGATGATGATAGTTCTTTGGGTGACTGGTTTGAATACACTGCTAAATTGCAGAGTGGCGGTGGTTTAATTGGCTTGTCAGATAAAGTCCACGAAAAAGGCATGAAATTTGGATTGTGGTTTGAACCGGAAATGATTTCCAAAAATTCTGATCTCTATCGACAACATCCTGATTATATTCTCGGTATGCCTAACCGTGATTTGACTCCTAGTCGTGATCAATATGTGCTTGATTTTTCAAGACCTGAGGTAGTAGATAATATTTTCCAACAAGTAGTAAATATCTTGGATAATGTTAAGATTGATTACATTAAGTGGGACATGAACCGTCATTTAACAGAAGTATATTCTGCAGCGTTGTCACCAGAACGTCAAGGAGAAGTGGGACATCGTTATATGTTAGGTGTGTATGATTTGGCGGATCGTTTGACCAAACGTTATCCAGATATTTTATTTGAAGGATGTTCTGGTGGTGGCGGACGATTTGATGCTGGCATGTTATATTTCTTTCCACAATCGTGGACATCAGACAATACGGACCCTGTTGAGCGCTTGAAAATTCAATATGGGACAACATTAAGCTACCCAGTTTCCAGTATGACTGCTCACGTTTCAGCATCACCTAATCATCAAACTGGGCGTCAAACGAGTCTAGCTATGCGTGGAGATGTTGCTACTGCAGGAGTCTTTGGATATGAATTAAACCTAGCTAAATTGTCATTAGAAGAAAAATCAGAAATCAGAGACCAAGTGACATTTTATAAACAGCATCGCTCGTTAATCCAATATGGTAATTTCTATCGTATTAAAAATCCTTTTAAAAATAATGAAACAGCTTGGGAATTTGTCAGTGAAGATAAGACAGAAGCATTGTTGTTTAATTACCGTGTTTTGTCAACTGCGCAGCCAGTGTTCAGTGTAACTAAAATGAGTCACCTGAAATCTGATGGAATCTATGTTGATCAAAGAACAAATGAACGTTATTCTGGAGATGAACTCATGTCAATTGGTCTATATAATACGCCAATTAAGCAAGCTGATTTTACCTCTGCGGTGCGTTATTTCAAATGGCAAGCTGAGTAA
- a CDS encoding beta-glucosidase — protein sequence MSTKFTLSFVQGLTTREKAELVTGKNFWFTAENKKHSIPKIMVTDGPSGLRKQASSADALGLNQSVEAISFPSSALMASSFNVDMLYDLGKSLGVAAKSENVSVLLGPGINIKRSPLAGRNFEYFSEDPYLTGELGSSYVKGVQDQGIGVSLKHFAANNRENQRFTSSSNVDERTLREIYLFAFEKIVKEAHPATIMCSYNAINGVLNSQNYRLLTEILRNEWGYTGLVMSDWGAVADNIASLKAGLDLEMPGNEEYSISKIVAAVKSGQLEESKLDTAVLRVLALVEKFQINEDNHIDYDKEAQHNFAKKAAEDSIVLLKNESSVLPIHQTEKIAVIGELAKKPRYQGGGSSHVNAYKIITPLEAAENSNYDIMYADGYQLADEESNIELENQALSVAEVSDKVIIFAGVPEKNESEGFDKGTIDLPKNQLELIQKLVAHNPNVIIVLQNGSAISMPWRNNVQAVVETYLAGEAVGEATWRILTGETNPSGKLAETFPERIEDTPTYGTFNASTEEENYHEGIFVGYRYYDLKHQQVAYPFGHGLSYTSFKYENLEIDNTEEHVSVKVNITNVGQVPGKEVVQFYVQNLVSSVELPSKELKSFKKIELNPGESKVVEVVLDRRSFAWYDVQNNIWRVDKGEYIIKVGSSSRDIRLEKSIFLEMGIDNIKPVSGETYISEIINRKDLQKPLIDSGLKSSIDSITAMDSNRELMENMPLRAIIMIGANVNQVNHFINLANESND from the coding sequence TTTCCGAGTTCTGCTTTAATGGCCAGTTCTTTTAATGTGGATATGTTGTACGATCTAGGAAAGAGTCTTGGAGTTGCTGCTAAATCCGAGAATGTGTCTGTATTATTGGGACCAGGAATTAATATTAAGCGTTCGCCACTTGCGGGACGAAATTTTGAATATTTTTCTGAAGACCCATATTTGACCGGAGAGTTAGGTTCTTCTTATGTAAAGGGAGTACAAGACCAGGGTATCGGTGTTAGCTTAAAACATTTTGCAGCGAATAATCGAGAAAACCAACGGTTTACTTCTTCTTCAAATGTTGATGAAAGGACATTGCGTGAGATTTATTTATTCGCATTTGAAAAAATTGTTAAAGAAGCGCACCCAGCAACAATCATGTGTTCCTACAATGCAATTAATGGCGTGCTAAACTCACAAAACTATCGTTTATTAACAGAAATATTACGCAATGAATGGGGCTATACAGGTCTTGTTATGTCAGATTGGGGTGCGGTTGCAGATAATATTGCTTCATTGAAGGCGGGTTTGGATTTAGAAATGCCTGGAAATGAAGAATATTCAATTAGCAAAATTGTGGCTGCCGTTAAAAGTGGGCAATTAGAAGAATCAAAACTCGATACAGCAGTGCTGCGTGTGTTAGCATTAGTTGAAAAATTTCAAATCAATGAAGACAATCATATTGACTATGATAAGGAGGCACAACATAATTTTGCCAAAAAAGCTGCTGAAGACAGTATCGTTCTTTTAAAGAATGAGTCATCTGTCCTACCGATTCATCAAACAGAAAAGATTGCTGTGATTGGTGAACTAGCTAAGAAGCCAAGATACCAAGGTGGTGGTAGTTCTCATGTGAACGCTTATAAAATAATCACGCCTTTGGAGGCTGCTGAAAATAGTAACTATGACATTATGTATGCAGATGGTTATCAGCTAGCTGATGAAGAAAGTAATATAGAATTAGAAAATCAAGCACTATCTGTGGCCGAAGTGAGTGACAAAGTAATTATTTTTGCCGGTGTACCGGAAAAAAATGAGTCAGAAGGTTTCGATAAAGGGACCATTGACTTACCAAAAAATCAGCTCGAACTCATCCAAAAATTGGTTGCGCATAATCCTAATGTAATTATTGTATTGCAAAACGGATCGGCAATTTCAATGCCTTGGAGAAATAATGTCCAAGCAGTTGTCGAAACTTATTTGGCTGGTGAAGCTGTTGGTGAAGCAACATGGCGTATACTAACAGGTGAAACCAATCCGTCCGGTAAATTAGCTGAAACTTTCCCAGAAAGGATAGAAGACACACCGACATACGGCACTTTTAATGCAAGTACTGAAGAAGAAAATTACCATGAAGGTATTTTTGTCGGCTATCGATACTATGATTTGAAACATCAGCAAGTGGCCTATCCATTTGGGCATGGGTTGAGCTATACAAGCTTCAAATATGAAAATTTGGAAATTGATAATACGGAGGAACATGTATCAGTCAAAGTGAACATTACTAATGTTGGACAAGTACCTGGAAAAGAAGTTGTACAGTTTTATGTTCAAAACTTAGTAAGTAGTGTTGAGTTACCTTCCAAAGAATTAAAGTCTTTTAAAAAGATTGAATTGAATCCGGGTGAAAGTAAAGTTGTCGAAGTAGTATTGGACCGGAGAAGCTTTGCTTGGTACGATGTACAAAATAATATATGGCGTGTTGATAAAGGAGAATATATTATTAAAGTGGGTAGCTCCTCACGAGATATTCGATTAGAAAAATCAATTTTCCTTGAAATGGGGATAGACAATATCAAGCCTGTTAGTGGCGAAACCTATATTAGTGAAATAATTAACAGAAAAGATTTGCAGAAACCGTTAATTGATTCGGGGCTAAAATCTTCAATTGACAGTATTACTGCTATGGATAGCAATCGAGAATTAATGGAAAATATGCCATTAAGAGCTATTATCATGATTGGTGCGAATGTAAATCAGGTGAACCATTTCATCAATTTAGCAAACGAATCAAACGATTAA
- a CDS encoding CPBP family intramembrane glutamic endopeptidase, with product MEKLKIVLKYLVYAFLLSFVLDIGGLFSGIYAESSGLSDEWIENSQVAIVFMLICQITLPIFLMFQYKSRKNDLRIVMPFAKDKKAYRYLIGYAAGAVFFVLTWVIAVAFGGFQVINVWHIRNVLWLVLFLLGFCIQGMGEEILVRGYLLGKLRQHLSYVSAIIISSLFFAALHLANPGITKVAFLELFLFGVIMAMIRIETDDLWAVGAFHGAWNFFQGPILGVAVSGTNGGALMFKSIPTQAYEWVNGGHFGIEGSAMSLTLHVALFVITAVWIKLNKNNSKIICESIK from the coding sequence ATGGAAAAATTAAAAATAGTTTTAAAGTATTTGGTATATGCATTTTTACTCAGTTTTGTATTGGATATCGGCGGATTATTTAGCGGAATATATGCTGAGAGTAGTGGTTTATCTGATGAGTGGATTGAAAATAGTCAGGTAGCTATAGTGTTCATGTTGATTTGTCAAATCACTTTACCAATCTTTTTGATGTTCCAGTATAAAAGTCGAAAAAACGATCTTAGAATTGTAATGCCCTTTGCTAAAGATAAAAAGGCATACAGATATTTGATAGGGTACGCTGCTGGGGCAGTATTCTTTGTACTAACTTGGGTAATAGCAGTTGCCTTTGGGGGATTTCAAGTCATTAACGTTTGGCATATACGCAATGTACTGTGGCTTGTTCTCTTTCTTTTAGGTTTTTGTATTCAAGGGATGGGTGAAGAAATATTAGTTAGAGGCTATTTATTAGGTAAATTGCGTCAACATTTAAGCTATGTTTCAGCTATAATCATTAGCTCGCTTTTTTTCGCTGCGCTACATTTGGCAAACCCAGGAATAACTAAAGTAGCTTTCTTAGAGCTATTTTTGTTTGGTGTTATCATGGCTATGATTCGAATTGAAACCGACGATTTGTGGGCGGTGGGCGCCTTTCATGGTGCGTGGAACTTTTTTCAAGGACCGATTCTTGGTGTTGCAGTTTCTGGTACCAACGGTGGTGCGTTAATGTTCAAATCAATTCCAACACAAGCTTATGAATGGGTAAATGGTGGGCATTTCGGCATTGAAGGCAGTGCAATGAGCCTAACGTTACATGTTGCGTTATTTGTTATAACCGCAGTTTGGATTAAATTAAACAAGAATAACTCAAAAATCATTTGCGAATCTATTAAATAA